The genomic DNA CTGATTTTGCATATAGTCAGATTCCAGAAACAGAATTAAAATCAGAGTTAGAAATTCACAATGTGCCTAAGCATTTGTAGCATATTACACAAATGAACTCACCATAGCACGATCAAGTGAATCAGCGAAATTTTTAGAAGTtgatatatccaaattaagacCAACAGCGGTAGCAGTACGAAGCAAGGGTTCAAGCATCTCTTTGGTTGGACTTGGATGACGTCTGCAGAAAAAAAACAGCAATATGAACTAAATCTTTTACAAGATCATTACAAATTCTCGTCGCATTCTAGCAAAAATTATTGATTAGGGAAGGATATGAGTCCACATCAATGAAACCGTTAGATTAATCTTTGGATTAAGTTGGTTAGGGTAAATTAATTCCAGAATAAAACAGAGTTAACGAAAAATTAAGCACAGTTAATGCAAGCGCCAAGTTACAACTTTATGTACCTAAGCAATGAACAATTAGGAAAATGTTGGAGGATTTTTTCTGCTACTGAAACATTGGCAGCAAGCATAAACTCCTCAACCATCTGATTTGCTTCTTGAATTTGATACATTCCTGCAATTACACGTAGATTGAGCactaattaacaaaaaaacGAATCTATAACTAGATTGCTATGTTCAAAATTCAGGAAGTAACTAAGTAAAACTAGAAAAGCTCAAGATAGAACGATAAAATGCTTTATTTCACCAAATCCAGTAATTATCTAATCATATTGTCTATTGTCCTGACGTTTCTCCTGCCACCATCTTagcctaaaccctaaaccctaaaccctaaggTTGACCGCAATAGCAGGGCATGACATTTAGGCTATCAAATCTACCAACAAAAGGACATCTCAAGTGGGTACCTTATAAACCCAAGAATCACCCTCCAGTTTCTGATGGAGGTCCACCTAAACTAGATAAAGGCTTTATTGTACTTCCTTTTTGTCTAAACAACCTAATATTCAGTTTATTCACATTcattacactacaaattaagcATTCATGAGTATTCTAAAATTAACTGTTCTCATTACATAGCAAggatgattaaaaaaaattaaaccaaaaaagaAATAGAGCTCTCATAGTACCAATATCAAGAGGATCAAATGATTTTGTATCAAGTTTGAACTTGACTTCAGCAGAAGCAAGAGTTAATGCTCCTCTATCAATACGTCTCTTCCTCATTTTctgaaaatgaaaaacaaaatatttagcAGAAGCTACAATGAAATATCTAGTTGCAGCAATTATCAAAGAAGAGATCATACAGCAGGATTGATTATGCATACCTTTGCTAAAGCATTCATATTTCGCAAGTCCATAGTTAATGAGTCAGTCAAGCGACTACGAAAGATAACATAAAGTAATGTCAATAACAAACAATATCAGCAAGAAACATCCTGCCAAGTTACTGCAGTATGATTATTTCTAGAACGAACTTCAGttcataaaaaattgaaaaataaacatGAGCTGCAAAACAAATAATCAAGCGATGTCTTGTCAAGTTTGATGGAAACACAACCTGGTGCAccaaatagttaatatattatatagcaGGGAGTAAATGGGCTAGCATAAGAATGGCAAAGAACCCTTAAAAGGGATAACATGAACCATGACATAATACATGACAAGCTTATTATTATTGAAGTGTAACAAATTGATCAGGTCaccaaaaaaatcattaaaatccaagaagaaaaatgaaaatagcATCCATTCTTGAAAATAACATAGAACTTGAAGTAGCCAAAGGAGGTAAATAGAATAAAGATGGAGCACCTATCATCCATTCTTGATTGAGCTTCACCATAAGAAAGCGCCGCAGATGATTTTATCACACTCTTTGTATAACTTGTAGAGATAATGTCAGCTTCAGGTGTCATTTCCTGATATTTTGGCGCATTGTGAAACAACATAAGAACACTTGCTACATTCAAATAAACATGATCCGCACTATAGTACAGCAAaatgttaaaaagaaaaagaagattgAAACGTGTTTGAAGTAACATAATAGGAAATTTTATGCCACAAATCAAAATATCAATGTTTCCCCAAAGAATTCTTGAGCTACAAAGTTTTTCTAACAGCATTCAACGTTTCCAAAGCTTTGCAACAAATCCAGTGATCACCCAGATTGGAGAAACATGGAAGTGTCCTACTCTTAATCAAAGGTGGGACAGAATGAAAGAACTCCCACCTTTATTCacattttgattaaaataattctaaagaaatattttgaaatttgatttgtACTACATTAATGTATAGACATATACCACTAGACAAAACACAGATTCTAGAAACTTCATCAACAGTTATCCAAACTACTATTGCAAAAATTATTCTCTTATTCTCTATATCCATCTAACATCCCAATGTTATAAGAATATGGATGCAAATAAATACTAGTCCTAAAAGACCAGTTGCACATATGGTTTCACTTAGGCTCATACTAATGATGGAATTAACTGCCCTTAGTAGAGGGGGGTTATCaaatatgaacaataatatGACCCATATAATCCAGTATTTCCAgtcatataaaattatgaagaaTCAGATGAAGCTTGACATGTAAAGTTGTTAAAACTCCAATTTGAGACTATCTGGTCAAAGAAACAGAAGTGAACCAAGTAGGAAAAAAATTTCATGACTCACCCAAATAACAGAAAATGCTAGTCTTTCCACGTCAGCTCGAAGAGAACAAATATCTGCATGACAAAAACGTGGACAAgtgagaaaattattaaaaacttggCAGACAGGAAATTCTAACCAATAGCCCCAATAAAGCACACTGAAAAGAAAACTACCCTCTGTCAAAGGCTTAGGAAGCATGTCAATCCGTCGTTCAACAAGGTAAACAGATGTGCCTCGTTGACTAGCCTCATCATCAAGAGGCGTTCCAGGGTGAACAAAATTTGTGACATCAGCAATATCTATTGCAAGTAATTAAGGTCTAACGAGAAATATGCGTCACAGCTAAATCACACTGTTTGTCCAAGAGAATCTGAACATGTGCAAAATGACTATGAAAGATGATTTCAGATGGGAAGGAAAATAAAGCAGAAATTAAAACAGATTTAAGCACATTGCAGAAATGTGATTCACAACAACAAACAAGAGAAGAACAACAAATAACAAGTTGAAAGGATGCAATCCAACTCCAATTAATGCTGACTAGATTGTGGGAAATGTTTGCAAAGCAAAACACGATTGTACACAGCTCCTAAGTTTGGTTAGTTTTGATACAGTGACACACATGAATTGGGCAAAGTCTAGAAGCATCTTTCCCGTTTGGGAAGGATTAACTAGAATGAAAAAACAAGCTATCCATATCCTTTCCTCAAGGAGATATATGCAAATGACAGGTAAAGAACACATGCTCAAGAAAAATCTAGTATTCTATATTATTAAGTATTAACAGGTTTTAACATGAACAGAAGATGATAGACATTAATATTTCAATGTGCATATTTCCTAATCAAGATTAGTGTGCCCCCTTTCCTAGGATGAACTTCCTTATCCAGATTATTTTTTCCTCAAGTAGTTAAGCCTCGGAGTTAGCTACATTCCTAATAGAAATGGAGAACATTTTCTAGATGATGCTTAACATAGTTAGCTTTTCTTGATACTATGAGATCAACAACTTAGCTAAGGATACGGACTCCAACTTCATAGTTCCCAGTTGGAAGAGCCGTACAGTGTAATGCATCATCAATATCCCTGCATCCTGCAGAAAACAAGAACATAACTATTCACAAAAAAGTTCATATACTGGAAACAAAACGGTAATTGGACTGTAATATACCAGGAGGATCTACACTAAAGGCGCACAGGTGACGTAGATCCTTCCTGATAGGATTTTCCAGGTCCTGAGAGGATACAGACCAGGGTAGTGGTGGCAAACATGACAAAACTTGGGAAGAAAATGGCCTGGCATCTATGTCATTCTCTATCAAAACTACCTGCCATTTGCacgaaaaggaaaaaaaaggaTTCATCAAGGATCATGCCCAAGTCTCTAATAAACCAAGCAGTTAACAGCAATATCAACAACATAACACAAACTGATTCTGGAAGTAGATTATACCTTTAAAAAGGATATATGAAGTAAAATAGAAGCTATGTTGTATTAGTAAATACCTCACTTTCAGTATCTTGGTCACCTATTTGTCCTATTGTACGGACATAATGGCCAGAAGGATATCTTGATGAGCAATCCCAAGAATCAACGGCTACAATAATCCTTTTATCCAGAAGATTCTCCAGTTGTCGTGTTTGAATCCTAATCTTGGGAAGTCTGCGATCTTTGGACATAAACATTGCATGAGCAATGCTACCACTGCCTGCAGGCATAGACATTGGCTCCAGGGATCCACAATACCTGCATGTCATCAAGCAAAGTAACTGCACAATAATTTCTAGGAAAATCGAAAAGGCCAAATTCAGGCAAAACTAGCTCAAGACCCAAAAGTATACAATTACAAACTAAGCATTTTGTTTAAgacattataaaaaaagaataaacaaGAAGACTCATTTAGTTCAGTGATAAAGCGCAAGAACTCATGCCCACAAGGTCACAAGTATGAGTCTTCACACCCAGACCATTTTAAAAGAAGCAAATGCAGAAACAAAATTCTTGTATAAAACAACACAAGTAACAAAGGACTGCACCTATTTTCATGTATTTCGCATGGTAAATAGATGTCACAACAATGCCACCCATACCccctctttcttttttattatgtcTCAATTCTTCCCCCATGATAAAATCATGCACCATCATCAATCTACAATAAAATCAGTCAATGATAAGCTTACTTACGAATGCCAGTTTCTTTTTATGATTCCAATGACACGTCCAGAAGGACGAGAAGGTACAGAATGTGGATCGTCTGAAGAACCTTGAACAAGATTTGTTATCCTAGGAGCATCATCAGCACTGCCTGGAACCAGATGAACACCTTCCTCTTCATCCTctgaaatataatgttattGATGCAAGATCAGTCAGTGTTAACAAGCTGAAATACTAGACCACCAGAATATCCACATATAGATGGAATGCAACAAAATTGTGCAAAGAAATAACACCTTCACATGCATTTCAGGGAATGTGTTTTAGTAGTACACAAAGTTTCAGtacaattttctcaaaaaaaaaggTTTTAGTACATGGATTTTGTTCAAAGTATATCGTATATATTGTTCAGTGCCAGAACTTTAACTGGTCTTTAATTAAAGGGCAGTGAATTTGGAGAAGCATTCTCATCTTATACAGAGAGTTATGAGATGGAATAAGAAGCAGTAATTCTGCCTCCCTAGTAAAAGATGAACAGCCTGCTAAGAACTCGTTGCTTTCAGAGTTAACAAATGAAGCCAAATGCCAACATGTGTATATGTCTCCTAAACAGTCTTAGCAGATGAACTATTATGCTTGTACATTATCCAGCTTCTTTATAGTTACAAATCATACAAGTTTGCAATAACTTTATGCTTGAAGGTCATGTTTCATCAATGTGACACTAAGACTTAGCTTAATGGTCCCATCTCCAAACTCCTAGCTTACAGTTCAGTTTCTacttataacaaatatattctAGGATGCGGAAGTCTGGGGTCATACAAGTCCAAAGTAGCTTCATGATACACTTTTGGCCATCTCTATTGGCAGACATGATCTACACATTAATTTGATTCTAAAGCTTAGGTTAGATGTTAATCTCTTAACATCCAATAAGAGGTTAAGGGTTCAATTTCTACCATGCATATAAAAGGCGTAAGGGGAAAGTGGTTGGCCATGTGGACCCAAAACACACACTCAACGAACCTTCATCAGCAATGGAGAGGGACTTCTCATCATGCCACTGATCCTGGGGCAATAGTTCTACTGCCACTATATCACCATCAAAAGACCTGTTCATATTTGACCGACCATAAATAATAATCTCATCACCGATGCTTTCACTTCCTACATATGCTTCAAATGGATTGTAGCGATTCACACGGAGCTTTCCTTGATGGTAAATTCCATGACGCAGACCAGTGATCATTTCTGACATTGGCTTATGCTGAAAAATACAAGGGGAAAATCAGATAAATTTTAGTTCGACTGGGTTAGCGATACCATTAGAC from Impatiens glandulifera chromosome 9, dImpGla2.1, whole genome shotgun sequence includes the following:
- the LOC124913788 gene encoding exosome complex exonuclease RRP44 homolog A, with the translated sequence MLQSKSYVRKTKQGKVVKVVREHYLRDDIYCGATFCKVCDVAGARLSASAPLILLLDTNVVLNQIDLLENPAISDVIMLSVVLDEVKNKNISVYNRVRALCSNTAKKFFVFSNEHHKDTYVKAMVGESPNDRNDRAIRVATQWYQNHLGHSIRVLLITNDRDNKRKAIEEGISAETVESYVKSLGQPELLDLLVQPSSEDVRMEDVEDLRPSKRKVVYSEHKPMSEMITGLRHGIYHQGKLRVNRYNPFEAYVGSESIGDEIIIYGRSNMNRSFDGDIVAVELLPQDQWHDEKSLSIADEEDEEEGVHLVPGSADDAPRITNLVQGSSDDPHSVPSRPSGRVIGIIKRNWHSYCGSLEPMSMPAGSGSIAHAMFMSKDRRLPKIRIQTRQLENLLDKRIIVAVDSWDCSSRYPSGHYVRTIGQIGDQDTESEVVLIENDIDARPFSSQVLSCLPPLPWSVSSQDLENPIRKDLRHLCAFSVDPPGCRDIDDALHCTALPTGNYEVGVHIADVTNFVHPGTPLDDEASQRGTSVYLVERRIDMLPKPLTEDICSLRADVERLAFSVIWEMTPEADIISTSYTKSVIKSSAALSYGEAQSRMDDSRLTDSLTMDLRNMNALAKKMRKRRIDRGALTLASAEVKFKLDTKSFDPLDIGMYQIQEANQMVEEFMLAANVSVAEKILQHFPNCSLLRRHPSPTKEMLEPLLRTATAVGLNLDISTSKNFADSLDRAMTDDLLSNKLIRILATRCMTQAVYFCSGDLSPPEYIHYGLAAPLYTHFTSPIRRYADVIVHRLLAASLGIYKLPEIFRDRPQLTSIADNLNYRHRNAQMASRASVELFTLILFKKSPTDTDARILKIRSNGFIVFVPQFGIEGPVYLTQRGDKKGAGEWVVDEQKQQVRKIDGTVTFGILQSVKIHLEVVEPQPNRPKLQLNLISPIDDQP